One part of the Dyadobacter sp. 676 genome encodes these proteins:
- a CDS encoding ferritin-like domain-containing protein — protein sequence MKATKGKTASKQITETDSEKLKELFVDGLKDMYWAEKNLAKALTKLAKNATSEELKAAFEQHTTETEEHAKVLEQVFERIGEKAQAKKCAAMEGLIEEANEIINSTDKGTMVRDCGLIMAAQKVEHYEIASYGTLRNIARTLGHSEVADMLQQTLDQEGETDHKLTELAEAYVNEEASVE from the coding sequence ATGAAAGCGACAAAAGGTAAAACAGCCAGTAAGCAAATCACCGAAACGGACAGCGAAAAATTGAAGGAATTGTTTGTGGACGGCCTCAAAGACATGTATTGGGCAGAGAAAAACCTTGCGAAAGCATTGACTAAACTGGCGAAAAACGCGACTTCCGAAGAACTGAAAGCGGCATTCGAACAGCATACTACCGAAACCGAAGAACACGCCAAAGTACTGGAACAGGTGTTTGAGAGAATCGGTGAAAAAGCGCAGGCTAAAAAATGCGCGGCCATGGAAGGGCTGATCGAAGAAGCCAACGAAATCATCAACAGCACCGACAAAGGTACGATGGTGCGCGACTGCGGGCTGATTATGGCCGCCCAGAAGGTAGAGCATTACGAAATCGCTTCGTACGGCACGCTGCGCAATATTGCGCGCACACTTGGCCATAGCGAAGTAGCCGACATGCTGCAACAAACGCTTGACCAGGAAGGGGAAACCGACCACAAGCTGACGGAACTGGCAGAGGCCTACGTGAATGAGGAAGCAAGTGTGGAGTAA
- a CDS encoding pyridoxamine 5'-phosphate oxidase family protein, with the protein MEKDFEDKEAIKKLKSLAGDIRFCMYTTYENGRIESRPMTTLDIDAEGNIWFFTSRHTGLVKDMRHGDPVTLIYSDPKNNTYLSISGTASIVESERRKEELWGLMSKAWFPGGKDDPDLAVLRVTTQEAAYWDSTSSRMVVFFSMLKAVITGGTPDGGDHGKLNLV; encoded by the coding sequence ATGGAAAAGGATTTTGAAGATAAAGAGGCTATTAAAAAATTAAAGTCGCTCGCCGGGGACATCCGGTTTTGTATGTACACGACGTACGAAAACGGCCGGATCGAGTCGCGACCGATGACGACGCTCGATATCGATGCCGAGGGGAATATCTGGTTCTTTACCAGCCGGCATACGGGGCTTGTGAAGGATATGAGGCATGGCGATCCGGTCACATTGATTTATTCAGACCCGAAAAACAATACCTACCTGAGCATTTCCGGTACGGCATCGATCGTAGAAAGCGAGCGCCGGAAGGAAGAATTGTGGGGCCTGATGTCGAAAGCCTGGTTTCCGGGCGGGAAAGACGACCCCGATCTGGCGGTTTTGAGGGTTACCACACAGGAAGCGGCCTATTGGGATAGTACTTCATCCAGGATGGTCGTATTCTTTTCGATGCTCAAAGCGGTTATTACGGGCGGTACACCCGACGGGGGCGATCATGGCAAGCTGAATCTGGTGTAG
- a CDS encoding carboxypeptidase-like regulatory domain-containing protein produces the protein MKKFILTLLAGATSALAFAQPAQTVKGRVVDTESQQPVIGANVIITSVTPIIGGVTDTEGNFRIEKVPVGRHSFKITSIGYDDAFLQEINVGSGKEVELNIRLTESFRSLNEVVVKAQKENGAPLNDMVSVSGRSFTVDQTKRFAASVNDPARMAMSFAGVAATDDGSNQLIIRGNSPKGMLWRMEGVEIPNPNHFAQEGASGGGISALSANVLGNSDFLTGAFPAEYGNATSGVFDLKLRKGNNEKREYAMQAGILGLDFAAEGPIGPKGGASYLANYRYSTLSVLNKVGVNLNGDASIDFQDGAFKVYIPYDDKVVVSVWGMGGLSTSKVDDEDIRETFKSNRGIIGVNYLRYINNKSYMEHIVSYSATSQTGDFYDKNIDATYQQKFVNQALRLSSLYNYKLNARNTVRLGVIINHLDFDLFDKDNEDGPYEINVNRNGNTQLFQAYAQWKSRLTPTVTLNAGLHGMLLALNNRSSVEPRLGLRWAVAPRSTVSFGAGLHSKTESISTYFAQVKVSDDKTDLLNKSLKLTKSAHLVAGYEFRPSASWRILAETYYQHHYNIPIGPANTTTPYLLHNSQLNEISGFVSDSLTSDGKGRSYGLELTVEKSLTAGIYLMSTTSLYQSKYTGRDGIERDSRFNGKYVQNFLAGKEWRVGKNKTNIFAANIKLLAAGGNRTTPVDLKKSREKGRTERDWSRSYSEQLPAYFRTDLRVSYTKNKKRTTSTISLDLQNATNRLNALESYYNKREDRVKVVTQTGLLPVLNYRLEF, from the coding sequence ATGAAAAAGTTTATCTTGACCTTACTGGCCGGGGCCACAAGCGCCCTGGCCTTTGCCCAGCCCGCACAAACTGTCAAAGGGCGCGTCGTCGATACCGAATCCCAGCAGCCCGTGATCGGGGCGAACGTGATCATTACCTCCGTTACGCCCATTATCGGCGGCGTGACCGACACCGAAGGGAATTTCCGCATTGAAAAAGTACCCGTAGGCCGCCATTCGTTTAAAATTACGAGCATTGGTTACGACGACGCTTTCTTGCAGGAAATCAACGTAGGCTCCGGTAAGGAAGTTGAGCTGAATATCAGGCTCACGGAATCGTTCCGCTCGTTGAACGAAGTGGTTGTGAAAGCGCAGAAAGAGAATGGCGCGCCGCTGAACGACATGGTGAGCGTAAGCGGCCGCTCGTTTACCGTGGATCAGACGAAGCGCTTTGCCGCGTCGGTTAACGATCCGGCGCGGATGGCGATGTCGTTTGCCGGTGTGGCGGCAACGGATGACGGGAGTAATCAGCTTATTATCAGGGGGAACAGTCCCAAAGGCATGCTCTGGCGCATGGAAGGGGTGGAAATTCCCAATCCCAACCATTTCGCGCAGGAAGGCGCGAGCGGCGGCGGTATCAGTGCATTGAGCGCCAACGTATTGGGTAACTCCGATTTTCTGACCGGCGCCTTCCCCGCCGAGTACGGCAATGCAACTTCCGGTGTTTTTGATCTCAAACTCAGAAAAGGCAACAATGAAAAACGTGAATATGCGATGCAGGCCGGTATTCTCGGGCTCGATTTCGCCGCGGAAGGGCCCATCGGTCCCAAAGGGGGTGCTTCGTACCTGGCCAATTACCGCTATTCTACGCTTTCTGTTCTCAACAAGGTTGGCGTTAATCTTAATGGGGATGCTTCGATCGATTTTCAGGATGGTGCTTTTAAGGTATATATTCCTTACGACGACAAGGTGGTGGTAAGCGTGTGGGGAATGGGTGGGCTCAGTACGTCGAAGGTGGATGATGAGGATATCAGGGAAACATTCAAGTCGAACCGTGGGATAATAGGGGTGAATTACCTTCGCTACATCAATAACAAGTCGTATATGGAACATATCGTTTCCTACTCGGCGACCAGCCAGACAGGTGATTTTTACGACAAAAATATCGATGCGACCTACCAGCAAAAGTTTGTAAATCAGGCATTGAGGCTTTCCTCTTTATATAATTACAAACTTAATGCACGGAACACCGTCCGCCTGGGTGTGATCATCAACCACCTGGATTTCGACTTGTTCGACAAGGATAATGAGGATGGCCCTTACGAAATCAATGTGAACCGGAACGGTAACACGCAGTTGTTTCAGGCCTATGCGCAATGGAAGTCGCGTTTAACGCCTACCGTTACCCTGAACGCCGGCTTGCACGGAATGTTGCTGGCTTTGAACAACCGTTCGTCGGTAGAGCCGAGACTGGGATTGAGATGGGCTGTGGCACCGCGTTCGACAGTGAGTTTCGGGGCCGGTTTACATAGCAAAACGGAGTCTATTTCAACTTATTTCGCACAGGTAAAAGTGTCGGACGACAAGACGGACCTGTTAAATAAAAGCCTCAAACTGACTAAATCGGCACATTTGGTGGCGGGATATGAGTTCCGGCCGTCGGCGAGCTGGCGCATCCTGGCGGAAACTTACTATCAGCATCACTACAACATCCCGATCGGCCCGGCGAACACGACGACGCCTTATCTGCTCCACAATTCACAACTGAACGAGATCAGCGGTTTTGTGAGCGATTCGCTGACGAGCGACGGAAAAGGCCGGAGCTACGGACTGGAACTGACCGTTGAGAAATCGCTCACCGCGGGCATTTATCTGATGAGTACAACTTCCTTGTACCAATCGAAATACACTGGTCGCGACGGAATCGAGCGCGACAGCCGATTCAATGGCAAATACGTACAAAACTTTCTCGCAGGAAAAGAATGGCGCGTAGGCAAGAACAAAACCAACATTTTCGCCGCCAATATCAAGCTTCTGGCTGCCGGCGGTAACCGCACTACGCCCGTCGACCTGAAAAAATCAAGGGAGAAGGGTCGCACCGAACGCGATTGGTCGCGCTCCTATTCGGAACAGCTTCCCGCCTATTTCCGCACGGATCTTCGGGTGAGTTATACCAAAAACAAAAAGCGCACGACATCCACCATTTCGCTCGACCTGCAAAACGCAACCAACCGGCTGAATGCATTGGAAAGCTATTACAACAAGAGGGAGGACCGGGTGAAGGTGGTTACACAGACGGGCCTTCTGCCTGTACTCAATTATCGTCTTGAATTTTAG
- the tenA gene encoding thiaminase II, with protein sequence MKFTDLLWAEALPIFEEIQRHPFNQELKEGTLPLETFKFYIYQDSLYLADFARALAVAGTKAGNSNELLDFLQFAQNAILVERALHLGYFKEYAIDYRSGKAPGCFAYTNYLMAVSAFESYEVAVAALLPCFWIYKRIGDYIYANQNAPNPYQNWINAYAGEDFAQSVQKALDICDLLAENASEATRKKMTEAYVTASRLEYVFWDSAYRLEKWVV encoded by the coding sequence ATGAAGTTCACCGACCTGCTCTGGGCAGAAGCATTGCCGATATTCGAAGAAATACAGCGACATCCGTTCAATCAGGAGCTGAAAGAAGGTACATTACCGCTCGAAACGTTCAAATTTTACATTTACCAGGACTCGCTCTACCTCGCTGACTTTGCCCGTGCATTGGCCGTCGCCGGTACGAAAGCCGGCAACAGCAACGAATTGCTCGATTTTCTTCAATTCGCTCAAAACGCTATTCTGGTAGAGCGGGCATTGCATTTGGGTTATTTCAAAGAATACGCTATCGATTATCGATCAGGCAAAGCGCCGGGTTGTTTTGCCTACACCAACTACCTCATGGCCGTCAGCGCATTCGAATCCTACGAAGTGGCGGTCGCTGCATTGCTGCCTTGCTTCTGGATTTACAAGCGGATCGGCGATTACATTTATGCGAACCAAAACGCGCCGAACCCTTACCAAAACTGGATCAATGCATATGCCGGTGAAGACTTTGCGCAATCGGTACAAAAGGCATTGGACATTTGCGACCTGTTAGCGGAGAACGCTTCGGAAGCAACGAGGAAGAAAATGACCGAGGCGTATGTTACTGCTTCAAGACTGGAATATGTGTTTTGGGACAGCGCTTATCGGTTGGAAAAGTGGGTGGTTTGA
- the thiD gene encoding bifunctional hydroxymethylpyrimidine kinase/phosphomethylpyrimidine kinase produces MNRYPTVLTIAGSDSGGGAGIQADLKTIAALGAYGTSAITALTAQNTQGVRAIHPVPPAFLKEQLEAVFEDITIDAVKIGMVNTVEVALVIAQMLDRFKPGFVVFDPVMVSTSGSRLIREETVDVLWKELFPRVDLITPNLDEGEILIGGQVRTAATMKGAATQMVEKGCKAVLLKGGHLVAPTIYDVLVQKAQDPLILESDYIDSRNVHGTGCTLSSAIATYVARGNSLTESIIFAKEYIAGAIREGKDVVTGHGPGPLNHTFSPISMQILS; encoded by the coding sequence ATGAACCGTTACCCGACTGTACTCACCATTGCCGGATCCGATAGCGGAGGTGGCGCAGGCATCCAGGCCGACCTCAAGACCATCGCGGCATTGGGCGCCTACGGAACTTCGGCCATTACCGCGCTTACCGCACAGAATACCCAGGGCGTGCGGGCTATTCATCCGGTTCCGCCGGCCTTCTTAAAGGAGCAGTTGGAGGCTGTCTTTGAAGATATTACCATCGATGCCGTCAAAATCGGGATGGTAAATACGGTGGAAGTGGCCCTTGTTATAGCACAAATGCTCGACCGTTTCAAGCCTGGTTTTGTGGTTTTTGATCCGGTTATGGTGTCCACCAGCGGTTCCAGACTGATCCGGGAGGAAACCGTTGATGTGCTTTGGAAAGAACTTTTTCCACGCGTAGATCTCATCACACCTAATCTCGACGAAGGGGAAATCCTGATCGGCGGTCAGGTCCGGACCGCTGCCACCATGAAAGGGGCTGCTACTCAAATGGTGGAAAAGGGCTGCAAAGCGGTGCTGCTGAAAGGGGGCCACCTCGTTGCACCGACGATCTACGATGTGCTGGTGCAGAAAGCACAGGACCCTTTGATCCTCGAATCGGATTACATTGACAGCCGGAACGTGCACGGTACGGGTTGCACATTGTCGTCGGCTATCGCAACCTATGTAGCCAGGGGCAATTCCCTCACCGAGTCGATTATTTTCGCGAAAGAATATATCGCGGGGGCTATCAGGGAGGGGAAGGATGTGGTTACCGGTCATGGTCCGGGTCCGTTGAACCACACATTTTCACCAATTTCCATGCAGATTTTATCATGA
- the thiE gene encoding thiamine phosphate synthase: MNINANLELYLVTDEAACLGRDFYWVVEEAVKGGVTMVQLREKSLSTRAFIDRAMRLKHLLETYNVPLIINDRVDVALAVDADGVHIGQSDMPFQTAHRLLGEGKIIGLSAEKQSDVTEAGHWNLSYLAVSPLFTTPTKTDTEKPWGIEGLQWARRESRHPLVAIGGLHTGNAREAISNGANGIAVVSAICSAPSPREAARVLKKIIQDTILWPTSNHT; the protein is encoded by the coding sequence ATGAATATTAATGCAAACCTCGAACTATATCTTGTAACTGACGAAGCCGCCTGTCTCGGGCGGGACTTTTACTGGGTCGTGGAAGAGGCCGTGAAAGGCGGCGTTACCATGGTGCAGCTGCGGGAAAAGTCCCTTTCTACGCGCGCATTCATCGACCGAGCGATGCGTTTAAAGCACCTTTTGGAAACCTATAATGTCCCGTTGATCATTAACGACCGTGTGGATGTAGCGTTGGCGGTGGATGCCGATGGCGTACATATCGGCCAGAGCGATATGCCTTTTCAAACGGCGCACCGGCTGTTGGGAGAAGGCAAAATTATCGGCCTGTCGGCGGAGAAGCAGTCGGATGTGACGGAAGCAGGGCATTGGAACCTGTCGTACCTCGCGGTGAGCCCGCTTTTCACAACGCCCACCAAAACCGACACCGAAAAACCATGGGGAATCGAAGGGCTGCAATGGGCGAGGCGGGAGAGCCGGCATCCGCTGGTGGCGATCGGCGGGCTGCATACGGGCAATGCGCGAGAGGCTATCTCGAACGGTGCCAACGGCATCGCGGTGGTCTCGGCCATTTGCAGCGCACCATCGCCACGCGAGGCCGCAAGAGTGCTCAAAAAAATCATCCAGGATACCATCCTCTGGCCAACCTCCAACCACACCTGA
- the thiM gene encoding hydroxyethylthiazole kinase, whose translation MAIQLEANLQNLRSMAPLVHNITNFVVMNFTANALLAVGASPVMAHAAEEVEDMVAIAGSLVVNIGTLSPPWVQGMKLAMKKAAELGKPIILDPVGAGATPYRNKVLRGLLETAPPTIIRGNGSEILALAGAGIQTKGVDSTAESTDSIGAAHAMSARFGSVVSVSGAVDVIVHGNRTGWISNGVPLMTKVTGMGCSASAIAGAFASVCGDPFEAAVSAAATMGVCGELAYRDAKSPGSFQIAFLDKLAEVSPAHLAELSRVKLA comes from the coding sequence ATGGCAATTCAACTCGAAGCAAATTTGCAGAACCTGCGAAGTATGGCTCCGCTGGTGCATAATATTACCAATTTTGTGGTGATGAATTTTACGGCCAATGCATTGCTGGCGGTGGGGGCGTCGCCGGTGATGGCCCACGCGGCCGAAGAGGTGGAAGATATGGTTGCGATAGCGGGTTCGCTCGTAGTGAATATCGGCACGCTCTCGCCTCCCTGGGTGCAGGGCATGAAACTGGCCATGAAAAAGGCCGCCGAATTGGGAAAACCGATTATTCTCGATCCGGTAGGGGCCGGCGCAACGCCATACCGCAACAAAGTGCTGAGAGGCCTTCTCGAAACCGCCCCGCCGACCATCATCCGAGGCAATGGCTCCGAGATACTCGCACTGGCGGGTGCCGGTATTCAAACCAAAGGCGTGGACAGCACGGCCGAATCGACGGACAGCATCGGTGCCGCCCATGCAATGAGCGCACGCTTTGGTTCGGTCGTGAGCGTAAGCGGAGCGGTGGATGTGATCGTACATGGCAACCGTACCGGCTGGATTTCCAATGGCGTACCGTTAATGACCAAGGTGACCGGCATGGGCTGCTCGGCATCCGCCATTGCTGGCGCATTCGCCTCGGTCTGTGGCGATCCGTTCGAGGCTGCGGTTTCGGCGGCTGCTACCATGGGCGTTTGCGGGGAACTGGCCTATCGCGACGCGAAATCGCCCGGTTCGTTCCAAATCGCGTTTCTGGATAAACTGGCGGAGGTAAGTCCGGCGCATTTAGCCGAATTGAGCAGAGTTAAACTTGCATAA
- the hxpB gene encoding hexitol phosphatase HxpB, giving the protein MIKAAIFDMDGLLIDSEPMWTEAARSVMRKVNFELTEALRLQTTGLSIKLFLDFCHKIQPWNTPSFEELESEILEKAHRDILSGAEAMPGAITLVKELKKQGLKLAVASASHMELIEGVLKRLEIIDYFDTWHSGELEEHTKPHPAVYLSTAKKLGVSPEECIAFEDSHAGLRAAHAAGMITVSVPAAEVFEDKKFDMAHYKIPSLEKYILSEMSGVPQSVIEN; this is encoded by the coding sequence ATGATCAAAGCAGCAATTTTCGACATGGACGGCTTGCTCATCGACTCCGAACCGATGTGGACCGAGGCGGCACGTTCCGTCATGCGGAAAGTCAATTTTGAACTTACAGAAGCACTTCGTTTGCAAACTACCGGACTGTCTATCAAGCTTTTTCTCGACTTTTGCCATAAAATCCAGCCATGGAACACGCCTTCGTTCGAGGAGCTTGAATCCGAAATACTTGAAAAGGCGCATCGCGATATCCTTTCCGGCGCCGAAGCAATGCCCGGGGCCATTACGTTGGTAAAAGAACTCAAAAAACAGGGGCTCAAACTGGCCGTCGCCTCGGCTTCGCACATGGAACTCATTGAAGGCGTATTGAAAAGACTGGAAATTATTGACTATTTTGACACCTGGCATTCCGGCGAACTGGAAGAACACACTAAGCCGCACCCGGCTGTGTACCTTAGTACCGCCAAAAAACTGGGCGTTTCACCAGAGGAATGTATTGCTTTTGAAGACTCCCACGCAGGCCTGCGCGCTGCGCACGCGGCGGGTATGATCACTGTTTCGGTGCCTGCGGCGGAGGTTTTTGAAGACAAGAAGTTTGATATGGCGCATTACAAGATTCCTTCGCTCGAAAAGTACATTCTCAGCGAAATGTCGGGTGTGCCGCAAAGTGTGATCGAAAACTAA
- a CDS encoding ATP-binding protein, with amino-acid sequence MIGLRHFSIMIMIRIAVIVLSVIALAWLASKHTNHTLVYVLGTIFIFIQGSLLYQYVTNVNRKLTYFLESVRYSDFTINFRSDNKMGRTFKELNQQFNEVLLAFRQARAEKEANLQYLNTIVQHIGTGLITFDANGQVNLINNAALRMLGIYRLHQLIELKEKHPRLYELLSDLDTGVRDLYRTPNDQPLALQAAAIQLRGMWVKIVVLQNIQTELQQQEIESWQNLTRVLRHEIMNSMTPIVSLVGTMRLIVNEDIERSTNDQEAVNDLKEALSTLEKRSKGMMQFVNAYRDFTTLPKPVFASLSVAELLQEVLQLLQADLTQSGVLWKLTVKPESLTVKADASQIQQVLINLIKNASEAFSNQTDRLITLSAYQVDGTVMIEVADNGDGIEPEALENIFIPFYTTKKTGSGIGLSLSRQILQQHNGQLNVESQVGKGTVFTLVF; translated from the coding sequence ATGATCGGACTCCGGCATTTCAGTATCATGATTATGATCAGGATAGCAGTGATTGTCCTGAGCGTTATCGCCCTCGCGTGGCTGGCGTCCAAGCACACGAACCACACGCTGGTGTACGTCCTCGGCACCATTTTCATATTCATTCAGGGGTCGCTGCTGTACCAGTATGTCACGAACGTCAACCGCAAGCTGACCTACTTCCTGGAATCGGTGCGGTATTCGGATTTCACGATCAATTTCCGTTCTGACAACAAGATGGGCAGGACATTCAAGGAGCTTAATCAGCAGTTCAACGAAGTTTTGCTCGCGTTCCGGCAGGCACGGGCCGAAAAGGAAGCCAATTTACAATACCTCAATACCATTGTCCAGCACATCGGAACGGGGCTTATTACCTTCGACGCCAATGGACAGGTAAATCTGATCAACAATGCGGCATTACGCATGCTGGGGATTTACCGGCTGCACCAGCTCATCGAACTTAAAGAGAAACACCCACGCCTCTATGAGCTCCTCTCGGACCTCGACACGGGCGTACGGGACCTCTATCGGACACCTAACGACCAGCCCCTGGCGTTACAGGCAGCGGCTATACAGCTGCGCGGGATGTGGGTTAAAATTGTGGTGTTGCAAAACATCCAGACCGAGTTGCAGCAGCAGGAGATCGAATCGTGGCAAAACCTTACCCGCGTGCTGCGCCACGAGATCATGAACTCCATGACGCCCATTGTTTCGCTCGTGGGCACCATGCGCCTGATCGTCAACGAAGACATCGAACGCTCGACGAACGATCAGGAGGCGGTAAACGATTTGAAAGAAGCATTGTCGACCCTCGAAAAACGCAGCAAAGGCATGATGCAGTTCGTTAATGCCTACCGCGATTTCACCACATTACCCAAACCGGTTTTTGCCAGCCTGAGTGTGGCGGAGCTTTTGCAGGAAGTATTACAATTGCTTCAAGCCGACCTGACCCAATCCGGCGTGCTCTGGAAGCTGACCGTCAAACCCGAATCGCTGACCGTAAAGGCGGACGCCAGCCAGATTCAGCAGGTATTGATCAACCTCATTAAAAATGCCTCCGAGGCGTTCTCCAATCAAACCGATCGCCTTATCACGCTTTCGGCTTATCAGGTGGACGGCACGGTAATGATAGAAGTAGCGGATAACGGCGACGGCATCGAGCCGGAGGCCCTGGAAAACATCTTCATTCCCTTCTACACGACTAAAAAAACGGGTTCCGGCATCGGGCTAAGTCTTTCCCGGCAAATTTTACAGCAACATAACGGACAATTGAACGTCGAATCGCAGGTAGGCAAGGGAACGGTTTTTACGCTGGTATTTTAG
- a CDS encoding amino acid permease: MSQNSPLFRKKSVDQILKDAHSGSGGELAKVLGVRDLVSLGIAAIVGAGIFSTIGLASYNGGPAVSLLFVFTAVACVFTALSYAQFASTVPVSGSAYTYAYVAFGELFAWIIGWALILEYAVSNMVVAISWSEYFVSMLKGFGIELPGWLTINGESAREAFMKLQSSGAAELSDYERFAASAYASAPTLGDLHILLNLPAGLITLLITALVYIGIRESRTASNIMVVLKVGVVLLVILAGAFYVKPENWSPFAPNGVKGVLSGVAAVFFAFIGFDSISTTAEECRNPQQDMPKAMIYCLVICTILYVLITLVLTGMVNYTELKVSDPLAFVFQKNGLDFMAGVISVSSVIAITSALLVYQLGQPRIWMTMSRDGLLWKRFAKIHPKYQTPSFATIVTGLVVGIPALFFKMDFFVDLTSVGTFFAFILVCGGVLYLDHKGISARSKFRVPYINGKFLVGGLFCLAIIGLLTYGKDVIVEWRMLSFAEIMEHKLLTIIFWITWCTLSILSYQHNFSALPVAGILTNLYLMTELGASNWLIFVIWLAIGLVIYFSYGYRQSKLAKK, translated from the coding sequence ATGAGCCAGAACTCTCCGCTTTTCCGAAAAAAATCCGTCGACCAGATTCTGAAAGATGCCCATTCGGGAAGCGGGGGGGAGCTTGCCAAAGTACTGGGCGTACGCGACCTGGTTTCCCTGGGAATTGCGGCCATTGTCGGCGCGGGGATATTCAGCACGATCGGTCTGGCAAGCTACAACGGCGGGCCGGCGGTTTCGCTGCTCTTTGTGTTCACCGCCGTGGCCTGCGTGTTTACGGCGCTTTCCTACGCGCAGTTCGCGAGCACGGTGCCGGTGTCCGGGAGCGCCTACACGTATGCGTACGTAGCATTCGGAGAGCTGTTCGCATGGATTATTGGCTGGGCGCTCATCCTCGAATACGCCGTTTCAAATATGGTTGTAGCGATTTCATGGTCGGAATATTTTGTGAGTATGCTGAAAGGCTTCGGCATCGAGTTGCCCGGCTGGCTGACGATCAACGGAGAATCGGCAAGAGAGGCTTTTATGAAACTACAAAGTTCGGGTGCGGCGGAGCTTTCGGATTATGAAAGATTTGCGGCTTCGGCTTATGCTTCCGCGCCAACGCTGGGCGATCTGCATATTCTGCTGAACCTGCCGGCGGGGCTGATTACCCTGCTCATTACGGCGCTGGTTTATATCGGCATCCGCGAGTCGCGGACCGCCAGCAATATTATGGTGGTGTTGAAGGTAGGTGTCGTTTTGCTGGTGATCCTGGCTGGCGCATTCTATGTGAAGCCGGAAAACTGGTCACCATTCGCACCTAATGGCGTAAAGGGTGTTCTAAGCGGGGTGGCGGCGGTTTTTTTCGCGTTTATCGGCTTCGATTCTATTTCCACAACTGCGGAAGAATGCCGGAATCCCCAGCAGGACATGCCCAAAGCGATGATCTACTGTCTTGTGATCTGTACCATATTATATGTGCTGATCACGCTCGTGCTCACCGGGATGGTCAATTACACCGAGCTGAAAGTAAGCGACCCGCTGGCGTTTGTATTCCAAAAAAACGGTCTGGATTTTATGGCGGGCGTCATTTCCGTGAGTTCCGTCATTGCGATTACCAGCGCATTGCTGGTTTATCAGCTGGGGCAGCCGAGGATCTGGATGACGATGAGCCGTGACGGCCTCCTCTGGAAACGTTTCGCGAAAATTCACCCCAAATATCAGACGCCTTCATTCGCCACGATCGTCACCGGCCTGGTAGTCGGTATTCCGGCATTGTTTTTCAAAATGGATTTCTTCGTGGATCTGACGAGCGTCGGGACGTTCTTCGCATTCATCTTAGTGTGCGGAGGGGTGCTTTACCTGGACCACAAAGGTATTTCTGCCCGTTCGAAATTTCGTGTTCCTTATATCAACGGGAAATTCCTGGTCGGAGGGTTGTTTTGCCTCGCCATTATCGGCCTGCTCACGTACGGCAAAGATGTGATTGTTGAATGGCGGATGCTCAGCTTCGCAGAGATCATGGAGCATAAGCTGCTGACGATCATATTCTGGATTACCTGGTGTACGCTGTCGATTTTAAGCTACCAGCACAATTTCTCCGCGCTGCCCGTAGCCGGTATCCTCACGAACCTGTATCTCATGACCGAGCTGGGCGCTTCCAACTGGCTGATTTTCGTGATATGGCTCGCAATTGGGCTGGTGATCTATTTCAGCTACGGATACAGGCAAAGCAAACTGGCAAAAAAATAG